The proteins below come from a single Bartonella schoenbuchensis R1 genomic window:
- a CDS encoding NADH-quinone oxidoreductase subunit M: protein MTDWPILSTVTFLPLVGVFLILLIKDNTEAEKHNIRNVAFFTSVFVFVISLIIWVKFDNTNSDFQMVEKFDWLGGGISYHMGVDGISILFVVLSAFLLPFCILASWENIKDRLKAYMIAFLLLEVAIIGVFCALDAMLFYVFFEGSLIPMFIIIGVWGGARRVYASMKFFLYTLLGSVLMLVAIMAMYWEAGTLDIPTLLTYQFSTHMQMWLWLAFFASFAVKMPMWPVHTWLPDAHVEAPTAGSVILAGVLLKLGGYGFLRFSLPMFPIASADFAPLVFVLSLVAIIYTSLVALVQNDIKKLIAYSSIAHMGYVTMGIFAINEQGIQGAIYQMLSHGIVSAALFLCVGVIYDRLHTREISAFGGLVNNMPKYAVVFLIFTMANVGLPGSSGFLGEFLTLIGVFQINKLVAVFATTGVILSAAYALYLYRRMIFGPLDKEGLKVLHDLSLREKIILYPMVVLTIFFGVYPMPILKTTAFTVETLINQLH from the coding sequence ATGACCGACTGGCCTATTCTTTCTACAGTTACATTTTTACCGCTTGTTGGTGTGTTTTTGATTTTATTGATCAAAGATAACACCGAAGCTGAAAAGCATAATATACGCAATGTAGCATTTTTTACATCTGTCTTTGTGTTTGTTATTTCTTTAATTATTTGGGTAAAGTTTGATAACACAAATTCTGATTTCCAAATGGTCGAGAAATTCGATTGGTTAGGTGGTGGCATTAGCTATCATATGGGTGTTGATGGCATTTCTATCCTTTTTGTCGTCCTTTCAGCTTTTTTATTGCCATTCTGCATTTTGGCAAGTTGGGAGAATATTAAAGACAGATTAAAAGCTTATATGATTGCTTTTCTTCTCCTTGAAGTTGCAATCATTGGAGTTTTCTGTGCCCTTGACGCAATGCTGTTTTATGTTTTTTTTGAAGGTAGTCTCATTCCAATGTTTATTATTATTGGTGTTTGGGGTGGGGCGCGCCGTGTTTATGCAAGTATGAAGTTTTTCCTATATACTTTGCTTGGTTCAGTACTCATGTTAGTTGCTATTATGGCTATGTATTGGGAAGCGGGAACACTTGATATACCGACTTTATTGACCTATCAATTTTCTACACATATGCAAATGTGGTTATGGCTTGCGTTTTTTGCCTCTTTTGCAGTTAAAATGCCAATGTGGCCAGTCCACACATGGTTACCTGATGCACACGTAGAAGCGCCAACAGCAGGCTCTGTTATTTTGGCTGGAGTGCTACTCAAGTTGGGTGGTTATGGTTTTCTTCGTTTTTCTTTACCAATGTTTCCCATCGCTTCAGCTGATTTTGCTCCTTTAGTCTTTGTGTTATCGCTTGTAGCAATTATTTATACATCGCTAGTTGCGCTTGTTCAAAATGATATAAAAAAGCTTATTGCCTATTCGTCAATAGCTCATATGGGTTACGTAACAATGGGTATTTTTGCTATTAACGAGCAAGGTATTCAAGGTGCTATTTATCAGATGTTATCACATGGGATTGTTTCTGCCGCTTTGTTTCTTTGTGTTGGAGTTATATATGATCGCTTGCACACGCGTGAAATTTCGGCTTTTGGTGGTTTAGTAAATAACATGCCCAAATATGCGGTTGTATTCTTAATCTTTACTATGGCGAATGTCGGTTTACCTGGAAGCTCAGGGTTTTTGGGTGAATTTTTAACTTTAATAGGTGTCTTTCAAATTAATAAATTAGTTGCAGTTTTTGCTACAACTGGTGTTATATTATCTGCCGCTTATGCACTTTATCTTTATCGACGTATGATTTTTGGCCCCTTAGATAAGGAGGGTCTGAAAGTGCTCCATGATCTCTCTCTAAGAGAAAAGATTATCCTTTATCCAATGGTTGTTCTTACAATATTTTTTGGTGTCTATCCAATGCCGATTCTTAAAACGACGGCGTTTACAGTAGAAACCCTTATTAACCAGCTGCACTAA
- the nuoN gene encoding NADH-quinone oxidoreductase subunit NuoN gives MQTDIIAQLILIFPEILMALGGMVLLLIGVYSGARSYLTITGLAIALLVATIIIMVVFPQNGVFYTNTLIIDSFSRYMKVLTLVGALFALIMSVGFACAQKFDIFEFPVLVLFATLGMMIMISAGNTLSLYMGLELQSLALYVLAAINRDNVKSSEAGIKYFVLGALSSGFLLYGISLLYGFTAQIGFREIAFALNNEVLQLGVILGIVFILAGLAFKISAVPFHMWTPDVYEGAPTPITAFFACAPKIAAMALIIRIIVVTFIPLGGSDGSMPAWQQILIFMAIASMILGAFAAIGQSNIKRLMAYSSISHMGYALVGLAAGSMLGVKGVILYMTIYLGMTLGSFAFILGMRSSDGNVKNIYDLAGLVKTNPFMAITMTIQLFSLASIPPMAGFFGKWYTFSAAVHAGLTPLAVIGMVASVVGAFYYLRIIKIMWFDAAKDSFIVLSSELKLCLGLSTLFILFYVFFGIWFAEFAEKAAISLF, from the coding sequence ATGCAAACTGATATAATAGCTCAATTAATATTAATTTTTCCAGAAATTTTGATGGCACTGGGAGGCATGGTGCTCCTTTTAATCGGTGTTTATTCCGGTGCACGTTCATATTTAACTATCACTGGTTTAGCAATTGCTCTACTTGTTGCAACTATTATTATTATGGTCGTCTTTCCGCAAAATGGCGTTTTCTATACAAACACGCTCATTATTGATTCCTTTAGCCGTTATATGAAAGTTTTGACTCTTGTCGGTGCACTCTTTGCTCTCATTATGTCTGTTGGTTTTGCTTGTGCTCAGAAATTTGATATATTTGAGTTTCCCGTATTAGTCCTTTTTGCGACTTTGGGTATGATGATAATGATTTCAGCTGGGAATACGCTGTCTCTTTACATGGGATTAGAATTGCAATCTTTAGCTCTATATGTTCTTGCTGCAATCAATCGCGACAATGTAAAATCTTCTGAAGCGGGTATAAAATATTTTGTTTTAGGTGCATTGTCTTCAGGGTTTCTACTTTATGGTATTTCATTGCTTTATGGTTTTACTGCTCAAATTGGTTTTCGCGAAATTGCTTTTGCTTTAAATAATGAAGTTTTACAGCTAGGTGTTATTTTAGGCATTGTTTTTATTCTAGCTGGTTTAGCTTTCAAAATTTCTGCAGTTCCATTTCATATGTGGACACCTGATGTTTATGAAGGAGCACCAACACCTATTACAGCATTTTTTGCTTGTGCTCCTAAAATTGCAGCAATGGCATTAATTATCCGTATCATTGTTGTTACCTTTATTCCATTAGGCGGTTCTGATGGTTCTATGCCTGCATGGCAGCAGATATTAATTTTTATGGCAATTGCGTCAATGATACTGGGTGCATTTGCTGCAATTGGCCAAAGTAACATTAAGCGTTTAATGGCTTACTCATCCATCAGTCATATGGGATATGCACTTGTTGGTTTAGCTGCTGGAAGTATGCTTGGGGTAAAAGGTGTTATTCTTTACATGACCATTTATCTTGGCATGACTCTTGGTTCATTTGCATTTATTCTTGGAATGCGATCTAGTGACGGAAATGTTAAAAATATTTATGACCTTGCAGGATTGGTAAAAACTAATCCATTTATGGCTATTACGATGACGATACAGCTTTTTTCTTTAGCAAGTATACCTCCTATGGCTGGTTTTTTTGGTAAATGGTATACATTTTCTGCAGCTGTTCATGCAGGTCTTACTCCACTTGCTGTCATCGGCATGGTTGCTTCTGTTGTTGGTGCTTTTTACTATTTACGGATTATTAAAATTATGTGGTTTGACGCTGCAAAAGATAGTTTTATTGTTTTATCAAGCGAACTTAAGCTTTGTCTTGGGCTTTCTACATTATTTATTTTATTTTATGTATTTTTTGGAATTTGGTTTGCTGAATTTGCAGAAAAAGCAGCAATATCATTATTTTAA
- a CDS encoding biotin--[acetyl-CoA-carboxylase] ligase, whose translation MVYALSDFALKQGYVLESYESVDSTNLIAQQKANAGHRGYLWIVAEKQTQGRARRGRTWYSPKGNLYSSLLLIDDIVCQTASQLSFVAGVSIVEAIRHFIKDKKDSIVNLKWPNDILLKGIKSSGILLELFTLTPQKYALVIGIGVNVKHHFKDAPYLTSSIKNIGLDIDKEELFMVLTKCFAENYLLWKQSEGSSIIHKKWLLYSAHLGQPIKIINGEKLTEGIFDGLDHDFNCIVKQKDGQKAIITAGDVYFGLAASVNTNHY comes from the coding sequence ATGGTTTATGCATTATCAGATTTTGCTTTAAAACAAGGGTATGTTCTTGAATCGTATGAAAGTGTAGATTCGACAAATCTTATTGCACAACAAAAAGCAAATGCTGGTCATCGTGGTTATCTTTGGATTGTTGCGGAAAAACAAACGCAAGGAAGAGCTAGAAGAGGTAGGACATGGTATAGTCCGAAAGGGAATTTGTACTCTAGCCTTTTATTGATTGACGATATTGTTTGCCAAACTGCTTCTCAACTTAGTTTTGTTGCTGGAGTAAGTATAGTAGAAGCTATAAGGCACTTTATAAAAGATAAAAAAGATAGCATTGTTAATTTAAAATGGCCAAATGATATTCTACTTAAAGGGATTAAAAGCTCTGGAATCTTACTTGAGCTGTTTACATTAACCCCACAAAAATATGCATTGGTTATTGGTATCGGTGTGAATGTAAAACATCATTTTAAAGATGCACCATATTTAACGTCAAGTATAAAGAATATTGGATTAGATATTGATAAAGAAGAATTATTTATGGTTTTAACAAAATGTTTTGCTGAAAATTATCTTCTTTGGAAGCAGTCGGAGGGGAGCAGTATAATCCATAAGAAATGGCTTTTATATTCAGCTCATCTTGGACAACCTATCAAAATAATCAATGGTGAAAAACTTACTGAAGGTATTTTTGATGGTCTTGACCATGATTTCAACTGCATTGTCAAACAAAAAGACGGTCAGAAAGCAATTATAACCGCTGGAGATGTTTATTTTGGTTTAGCTGCTTCTGTTAATACAAATCATTATTAA